ATATTCGCCTGATATTCGCCTTAGATATTAGATATTAGATATTCGCCTGATATTCGCCTTAGATATTAGATATTAGATATTCGCCTGATATTCGCCTTAGATATTAGATATTAGATATTCGCCTGATATTCGCCTTAGATATTAGATATTAGATATTCGCCTGATATTCGCCTTAGATATTAGATATTCGATATTCGCCTGATATTCGCCTTAGATATTAGATATTAGATATTCGACTGATATTCGCCTTAGATATTAGATATTCGCCTGATATTCGCCTTAGATATTAGATATTCGCCTGATATTCGCCTTAGATATTAGATATTAGATATTCGCCTGATATTCGCCTGATATTCGCCTTAGGCAGACCAGAGAGCAGAGTCAGAGAAGTCATTGCAACCGGTGATAAAAGCATGCATCGCATTGGTTTGAGAGAGAGAACCGTCCTTCTGTTTGTTCCCAAATTGAGGTCTGAGTAAAAGGCGAGTGCCACGATTTTCATGTGTGGAATTACTCGTTTAAGAAATAATGTAAAGCTGTGGAAGTTAATGCCACGACTCCTGACATAGTTTCAGAGTGTCGGCATGCATGGGTTAAAAAAAGTATAGGACCTAAAATCAAACCCTGAGGAACACCATaaactaaaaacacatttataccACATTAAAATGTAGCAGACAGTGACACACAtgcacccacactttggaaAGAGACATGCAACAGCATACCATAAAGGAAATAATTCCACCTGGTAAGCAGCTTCATTCAATAGGAGCTGACTCTGCAATAAAATACAtcacaaacaaataataataataataatagtaaaataaTGACGCCAGAACCGTTGGGGTTGGTTCCATGACGTGAATATTTATAGTTCCCCACTGCTGCAGACTTACTTGCGATAGGCCACCCGACTGGAGCGCAGTGCTCGGAGAGGATCTCCATGGAGATGACGGGGTGAGTCAAGAAAGGAGCTCACGCTCGAGCTGTGGGAGGAGCCTAAAGATTCTGCGCAGTCGTCAGTCTGTCCGCCTGCAGACaatgtttcagctgcaggaaggagaagaagacaagATCAGAACCCCATAATAAAAGCAGTGGTTGCGTAGCATCTCTTTTAAGTTGACTTGTGTATGTCGTAAAGAAGCTGGAGACTCACGGCCGTTACTCTTCATCGTCTCGCTGAGGCCGCCGCCAGCCCTGCTTCGTTCTGTCTGCCAGGCCCGGTGCtgagaacaggaggaggagccgctcCTCTCCATCGCTCTGGTTCTCTTTGACCCGCTGGAACCCACGTCGTCCTTTACAGCTGTGTGCCTGCGTGACGAAGACGAGACCGGGGCTGCCTGAGGCTTCCCTGGGTTCTTCTTCTGGGGCACCAAAACACTGAAAGAACCACAGAGATTTACAAACATGCAAAGACAGACCAGAAATTGagcgtgcacgtgtgcgtgtgcgcatgACTGCGGTGGGAAAGCTGGTGCAGTGAAGTGATGAGGGCTTCACCTCTCTGACGCCATCTGGTGGAGACGGCTGCCCTCTGATCCCACAAAGCCGCTGTCCATCTCCGGAGAGACGATCCCCTCCTGGACAACGCAGCACAACAGATCATCATTCATCTATGCATAATCTATATGCAATGTTTGTGGGGCCAGACGACATCACAGCGTCACATTTAGAAAGGCTTTTACTAACGAATATATTATAACTGAATTCAGGGTTTGGTTTACAGCGGCGTAAAAAGAGAGGCTAACTCACTCCTGAGCCTCTCGACGTGGAACCGATAAGTAAAGAAACAGACCTGAGAAAGCCCTCGGCCGCTCCCCGGCGGGCGTGTGGCCTCCCCCAGACTGCTCaggctgctgctctgggatGGTTTCACCTCGAACGTCCTCCGGTTGTTTTTAGGATCGCCAGGGAGAGACTGGCTGGAAGAGAAGCGTGAAGCAGGACCGGACCCAAGGAGACGCTGGTTTCTACAGCGAAGCGGAGGCGAGAACTCATGATCTGACTTCCTGTTAACAGAGAAATACCGAGTGTGTGAATTAGAGATTTGCTCGCTTTTGTGTGAAGTTGTTGTAGAGATTTAATGCGGTGGACAAACGGTGCATAATTGAATTTCTGCTGATTGTTGCGACGCCCACTCACTGATCTGTTAGTGCGGCCAGGTCTTCATCGCCTCCGTGTTCTCCATTCATGGGTGTCAGGTGGAGCGAGCGCTCCATTTCATCCTTTTCTTCCCCGGCTGAGCTCACCTCTACTGCTGCTGCCTCTCCTGGATCAGCCAACGAAGGCACAGTTGAGTTCTACAAGGAGATTAATTTGGAAGGATTATGTAGAATCTGAGGtagatcttttatttttatttttatattaagtTATATTTTGATGTTCTGCTTCGCTACTCTTTTCTCTGCAGCGGACTCTGTGGAGAGTCGATGTTAGCAACAATtcttaaatgaataataaaatgaaatgctaTTTCAGTTGTTTGATGCTACCTGTGGGGGAGTCGGTGTTTCCCCCCCCTCAGAGGGGGCAGACAGGGGAGCCTCACATGTGGCCTGCTCCTTCAGGTCTTCCATATGAAGTCCGAACTGAAAGATCAGCGCCTCCAGCTCCCTGATACAAACGCAAACGTGATTAACACAACAGAACCAGCCGGGCGCGCGCCAGTACAGAAcatgaaatgatcaaaacaCGACCTTGGGTGTCCTCCTCACCTTTCAGGGTCAAAGCGGTTCGTGCCGGCCTCTCTCTGCTGCCGGAGTTTTTGCTCATCCCTCGCTAACAGGTAGCCATTTTCCAACGAGTCAAGTTCCTCAGCAAGCTGCGAGACACCCTGAAGACGTGTGTTGGTTCTTATGAGGAGGACATTAACACGATTTTAAGGTCCACAAACACAATCAGCTCTTACCTTCACCTGCTGGACCGGCCTCAGAGCCTCGTTCTGCAGGAGATCCTCAAAGGTTTGCAGCTGAGTGAAGGAAACCGAGGCGGTTACACCTCGCTGCTCTCCCGACACTCATCATTGCAGTAAGTCTTCCGTCCCTGCTGGTAGATTTAAAAGACGCCATTTCACCTGCTGGAGGAAGTGGTCGGCCTGGTCGTAGAGGATCCTGTCCGGCTGTAGAACCGCCCGAGGATCCGGAGCGGCTGCGGCTGAGCTTTCTCTTCCTTTGACAGACAGAACAGCTACGTGATAAAACATTCGTGATTTGTGAAAGCCAGGCGGCCTGATTGCGTTTCTACTTTGATGAGTATTCCAGGAATGTGATCggagcattcattcattgatttttatCACACGTGACGCATGAAAGAGGGAATGAACCGGCTGGACGCACCCTGATGAGCGCCGTGTGTGTTGCTCTCCGCTCTCTGAGCCTGGGGAAAATCCAGCATCATGAAACGTGAGGCCTCAGAGTTCAGTCTCTGCTGCGTCATGTGACCGGGCGTCGGAGGATCAGAGTACAGGTTCACCTGGGGACAGGTGCACAAATCAAAAGAGTGTGAACAAATACATCTCTAACACATCGTGTTCAAATTTAAGTCCCATGATACGTTACCTTTGGTACTGATAGATAAAGTAACATTACATTTCGATGTAAAGTCACTCTGTGgcagagggatggggggggggggggctggagggtcAATATTACAAtaaaggagaaaaggagaggTGGGGAGCCGAGGTGTTGATTTAGGAGATCCGACAGAAATGGACTGATCATTTTTAAAAgtctaaataaaatatttattgatcCACACCTTTATGTTTTAAACTTCCCCCTTTATGTTTGCTAATATCTGAAGAAATATTCAATAGCTGCTcgttgattttattttggcctctgctgtagagctgtaaagTTTTACTCAACGCCACGTCACCGCTGGAGTCATTCAGGCATTTTTTGAAGTAACACATGTCATCTGTGTTTAGAAAGGTAGTGGAAACTAAATCTCCATCGCTTTTGCCCTTGTGGAGGCGTTTCTGAGAGCCCAGGTAAAGCTGTCCACCCCTCAAGCACCCGGTTCAGCACCGCTCCTTATCATTGCGACACATTAGCCTCCGGTTTTTAGATGAATCACCTTGGCTTCCAGACGCAAACGATCAATGGTGTTCTCTGCATCAGCGTACTTGGTCAGCAACGTGTTGTAGTCCTCCTGCAGCCAGAGGGGGGagacaggggggtgggggggggggagagctgTCTCGTTTAAGTCTGTCAAAGGTAAAGACAACAgagtaaatatatttgtaaCACACTTATATTTAAGTTTAGATTTGTACCACTAATAATTAGACTTGTGTTGGGAACCGGTTAAACAGGGGGGCCCACTATAGGGTGTAAATgctatttcattgtgtgtgtgtgtgtgtgtgggttgtttACAGGGACCACTGTAGGGTGTAAATgctatttcattgtgtgtgtgtgtgtgtgtgtgtgtgtgtgccgtgttTGCATGCACAATGACAAAGAATTAAGATTTAAGTTCCACAAATGGTTAAgaacaagcaagcaaacaaacaaggacTGATTCCTCTCGGGCGTTTACCTGCAGCTGTTCGAGCAGCGTGATGGCGTACTGGCGGCGCCGGAACTCCCGGGGCACAGCGCGGTCGCTGGAACTGGATCGAGGTCTGTTAGAGTCGgatgtggcggggggggggtctcggaCATTCAGCAGGACTTCCTTCACAATGTCAGCGGGGGATGTGAACACTAAGCGGGGCTCCGGAGACAGGAAGTGCCGTTTGGAAGGGCCTCTGCTCTGCGGCGGCTCGTAGCCACCTTTGGGGAAACGAACCCTGGGCTCCACCTTGGAGAAGTCCGGTGTGGCGTATCTCAGAGGTCTctttctgcaaacacaaacacattcatagCTCGTGCTTTTGTTGTGAATGAACTAAGATCAAGGTAGAAAtccaggatggatggaagaacagagagacagggactcaCCTTGACTCGTCCACTGGCGCCGCCTCGCTGCTGCCCCCAGTGGCCCTCTGCTCTCTGTCGGGTTTTGGGGCGGCGCtgagggaagaagaggaaggtgtAGATGCAGGCGTGTGCAGCCTGGTCGTCCTCTGTTTATGATGCTTGACCCCTATGACCTCTTCAGAAAACACGGGACAACGAGGGCTCGATTGGAGGCTAGCGTTGCTCTTGTGTGACCCTGAAAGACTTTCCACCAAACTCAACTCCGGCAAAGTTTCAGCTTCAAGTCCCGGAGCGGCGGCTGCTCCCTcgcctgcagagaggagaaggcGTGTGGGAGAGCCGGATGCTGGGCAGCGATGGCTGCACGCAGCCAAAGGCTCCACGTCTAGCTCAGGCCGTCCTTCGGACACAGAGCCAGCTTCgagtccatcctcctcttcctctatgtCCAAACACCGCTCCCTCTCAGGGAGGCAGCCCGCGCCTCGCTCGCCCTTCCTCTGCtttacttcctcttcctcttccagttTCCGAGCTTTTAAGCTGCTTTTTACGTTTCCACCTGCCAAATAGAAGCAAAGGAGAAATGAGAGACCGGAGACACATCGGGCTTGGTCAGCAGCTCAGAACTCTGGGTCAGAACCGGTCAAATCAGGCGCGCCGGCTCGTTCACCGCCTGCAATGTCTGCAGAATGACGTAAGTGCAGAAGGCAGCGCGGTGGagcctcacggcaagaaggtcacaggttcgaatcccacttgtggcctttctgtgaggagtctgcatgttctccccgtgtctgcgtgggttctctccgggttctccgggttcctccagCCACCatagacatgcagcctaggctgattggggACACTAagttgtccgtaggtgtgtgtgtgtgtgtgtgtgtgtgtgttgccctgtgatgaactggcggcttgtccagggtgtgccccgcctctcgcccgttgactgctgggatcggctccagcttgACCcagtaacagacaaagcggttcagaggatgaatgaatgaatgaatgcatgaatgaatgaatgaatgaatgcatgaatgcatgaatgaatgaatgaatgaatgaatgcatgaatgcatgTGCGGAGTTTGACTTTACTGCGGAGCTTTTCTGTGCTAACCTTTAATTCATGAGATCTCAACTAGTTTGGAAGTGGAAGCGTTCAAATGTGTGACATTAATAACAGATTCTGGGTCTGTTTCAAGCGGAGCTGGAGGGGAACCGGATCTCACTTTAACAACTTCCAAGCAGCTCTTTCATCTTTCTCTGCTACGTACAGCGTGTAGCGTCCAGGTTTACGTTTACCATCAGACATCCTATTTGATTCTGCGGTTCTGAATGTGGCTCCTTGTGAATTGAGAACTCTCTCATGACTAAACCAGGAGCTGCCTTGTTTGAGGGAGCATTCGGTCTAGCTTTGAGGAGCTGGGGTGTTGGCTTTAGGATTAATCTGGATTACATTCTGCATCGGAATCACCCCGTGCTTCCAACTCCACATTCTTCAGTCCTTCCGACAGTCCGGTGACGCTCCCGTCCATTTGGCTGATGAAGTCgtcgtcctcatcctcatcctcagaggccacagagctgACGGGTGACCTGCGgcccggggccggggccggggtcCAGAACAGAACCCCTGCTGTGGTTCTCTGTGGAGTCTCCATTGTGTCACCTCCTTCGAGTCTCAGCCCGGCACAGGAACCGTCTGCCTCTGTCTTTCATCAGGCGCTGCAGTGAGGCCGAAGTTCAGAGTCATGGCAGCGAGCCGCTCGTCGGCGAGTCGCCGGGCTCCAGGAAGACACGCAACTGCTGTAAAACACAAGAGTGGCAGCAGTTTAGCATCACGACAATCAATCAAAGGACTTAAGGTGTAAAAGTGAACAATCAGAGCACCTGGTGATACAAAGAAAACTGAAACCACGGATAAACTGGCCGGAACCTTTTAGTTTTAGCGGTTTTTAAATAGTTTCAGGCATTGCTTCACTTTCTTGTGAAACCTGTGTGCTCCTGATTCTACCTGAGGGATGTGGAGTTCTTGAAAATGATGCCGGCGCTCATCATTTTCCTCTCTAAGCGGCAGCGAGCCTCCGAGCTGGCCGGCACGGTAAAGTCACCAAACGGCACCTTTAAAGCGGACCGACGAAAACACTCAAGAAGGATCTTTAAGCTGATGTGGGCTGATTCACAGCAACgcagtcaggaaccaggcaggaaccaggcaggaaccgggcaggaaccaggcaggaaccaggcaggaaccaggcaggaaccaggcaggaaccaggcaggaaccagtcaggaaccaggcaggaaccagtcaggaaccagtcaggaaccaggcaggaaccaggcaggaaccaggcaggaaccagtcaggaaccattcaggaaccagtcaggaaccattcAGGAACcgggcaggaaccaggcaggaaccaggcaggaaccagtcaggaaccattcaggaaccagtcaggaaccaggcaggaaccagtcaggaaccaggcaggaaccagtcaggaaccaggcaggaaccaggcaggaaccaggcaggaaccaggcaggaaccaggcaggaaccaggcaggaaccagtcaggaaccagtcaggaaccaggcaggaaccaggcaggaaccaggcaggaaccattcaggaaccaggcaggaaccagtcaggaaccagtcaggaaccaggcaggaaccaggcaggaaccaggcaggaaccaggcaggaaccagtcaggaaccaggcaggaaccaggcaggaaccagtcaggaaccattcAGGAACcgggcaggaaccaggcaggaaccaggcaggaaccaggcaggaaccattcaggaaccaggcaggaaccaggcaggaaccagtcaggaaccaggcaggaaccagtcaggaaccaggcaggaaccaggcaggaaccagtcaggaaccaggcaggaaccagtcaggaaccagtcaggaaccattcAGGAACcgggcaggaaccaggcaggaaccaggcaggaaccaggcaggaaccagtcaggaaccaggcaggaaccagtcaggaaccaggcaggaaccaggcaggaaccagtcaggaaccaggcaggaaccagtcaggaaccagtcaggaac
The nucleotide sequence above comes from Brachionichthys hirsutus isolate HB-005 chromosome 19, CSIRO-AGI_Bhir_v1, whole genome shotgun sequence. Encoded proteins:
- the akna gene encoding microtubule organization protein AKNA; its protein translation is METPQRTTAGVLFWTPAPAPGRRSPVSSVASEDEDEDDDFISQMDGSVTGLSEGLKNVELEARGDLCFYLAGGNVKSSLKARKLEEEEEVKQRKGERGAGCLPERERCLDIEEEEDGLEAGSVSEGRPELDVEPLAACSHRCPASGSPTRLLLSAGEGAAAAPGLEAETLPELSLVESLSGSHKSNASLQSSPRCPVFSEEVIGVKHHKQRTTRLHTPASTPSSSSLSAAPKPDREQRATGGSSEAAPVDESRKRPLRYATPDFSKVEPRVRFPKGGYEPPQSRGPSKRHFLSPEPRLVFTSPADIVKEVLLNVRDPPPATSDSNRPRSSSSDRAVPREFRRRQYAITLLEQLQEDYNTLLTKYADAENTIDRLRLEAKVNLYSDPPTPGHMTQQRLNSEASRFMMLDFPQAQRAESNTHGAHQGASSRFIPSFMQSSAAAAPDPRAVLQPDRILYDQADHFLQQLQTFEDLLQNEALRPVQQVKGVSQLAEELDSLENGYLLARDEQKLRQQREAGTNRFDPERELEALIFQFGLHMEDLKEQATCEAPLSAPSEGGETPTPPQNSTVPSLADPGEAAAVEVSSAGEEKDEMERSLHLTPMNGEHGGDEDLAALTDQNQRLLGSGPASRFSSSQSLPGDPKNNRRTFEVKPSQSSSLSSLGEATRPPGSGRGLSQEGIVSPEMDSGFVGSEGSRLHQMASESVLVPQKKNPGKPQAAPVSSSSRRHTAVKDDVGSSGSKRTRAMERSGSSSCSQHRAWQTERSRAGGGLSETMKSNGPETLSAGGQTDDCAESLGSSHSSSVSSFLDSPRHLHGDPLRALRSSRVAYRNNAIQTLQDEVTKLKTRLEHCLGKATPQTSVSSAQKNHPRSRTSAAHIGSGQRLRDVSRGRGVEEEPMRRAADERPPSPKPLILPSPETFVPQPPVSRCPQTSTAASDTHTHTVHRRAHGNSQRRSRRFASGAPPVLLRCTPVCVPPLLLYSFPPYVSPSDGTGVRGREETRRRSRRSASADNRRFADSSLDRAIRAARHMKLTSRRMARSLAAGLLHQDSRKQSCS